A genomic segment from Acidobacteriota bacterium encodes:
- a CDS encoding TRAM domain-containing protein yields MDTWIVRLIFAAVLTYAAVAVQPAGASLGPAPSGALGALTAAAIITFEIRIRRLSLKTLIGAVIGSILGIAGAALISLVLSRMESIPKPTLTFLQLSIMMFMAYVGLLVGADKGNLLNMKAFDGLFATDRTAGGCSKIIDTSVVIDGRIADLCETGFVEGTLIVPQFVLQELQLIADSPDSIRRTRGRRGLDILQRIQKMGNVTVQFTQTDYPEIREVDMKLLELARELSAKVMTNDLNLNKVAQLRGIGVLNINDLANALKPPVPPGEIMKVMILKEGKEENQGIAYLDDGTMVVVDEGRTLIGKSVEIVVTSLLQTTAGKMIFGRINRILGNAAQPGMREQRAAR; encoded by the coding sequence ATGGATACCTGGATCGTTCGCCTGATTTTCGCCGCCGTCCTGACCTATGCCGCCGTGGCGGTGCAGCCGGCGGGGGCATCCCTCGGGCCCGCCCCGAGCGGCGCCCTCGGCGCCCTGACGGCGGCCGCCATCATCACCTTCGAGATCCGGATTCGCCGCTTGAGCCTGAAAACCCTCATCGGGGCCGTCATCGGCTCCATCCTGGGGATCGCGGGCGCGGCGCTCATCTCCCTGGTGCTCAGCCGGATGGAGTCCATCCCCAAGCCCACCCTGACCTTCCTCCAGCTCTCCATCATGATGTTCATGGCCTACGTGGGGCTCCTGGTGGGGGCGGACAAGGGCAACCTCCTGAACATGAAGGCGTTCGATGGTCTCTTCGCGACGGACCGCACCGCGGGCGGCTGCAGCAAGATCATCGACACCTCCGTGGTCATCGACGGCCGGATCGCCGACCTGTGCGAGACCGGTTTCGTCGAGGGCACCCTGATCGTCCCTCAATTCGTGCTGCAGGAACTGCAGTTGATCGCCGACTCTCCCGATTCCATCCGCCGGACCCGGGGGAGGCGGGGCCTGGACATCCTGCAGCGCATCCAGAAGATGGGCAACGTGACCGTGCAGTTCACGCAGACGGACTACCCGGAGATCCGGGAAGTGGACATGAAACTCCTCGAACTGGCGCGCGAGCTTTCCGCCAAGGTCATGACCAACGACCTGAACCTGAACAAGGTCGCCCAGCTCCGCGGGATCGGCGTCCTCAACATCAACGACCTGGCCAACGCCCTCAAGCCCCCGGTGCCCCCGGGGGAGATCATGAAGGTGATGATCCTGAAGGAAGGCAAGGAGGAGAACCAGGGGATCGCCTACCTGGACGACGGCACCATGGTGGTGGTGGACGAGGGGCGCACCCTGATCGGCAAGAGCGTGGAGATCGTGGTGACGAGCCTCCTCCAGACCACGGCGGGGAAGATGATCTTCGGCCGCATCAACCGGATCCTCGGCAACGCCGCCCAGCCGGGGATGCGGGAGCAGCGGGCCGCCCGCTGA
- a CDS encoding 2-C-methyl-D-erythritol 2,4-cyclodiphosphate synthase: MGIDVHRFAPDRELWLGCVRIPHPLGLEGHSDADALVHALVDAILGALGRRDIGYFYPPGEAAWKGCPGHKFLEDMRDLLRTEGWAVENIDAVVLTEAPRLSPHIPGMIGRVAGCLGIEEGRVGIKAGTTEGLGFPGRREGVWAQAVVLLRRAGGHPPTEERNGTDE; this comes from the coding sequence ATGGGAATCGACGTTCATCGCTTCGCCCCGGACCGCGAACTGTGGCTGGGGTGCGTCCGAATCCCCCACCCCCTGGGGCTCGAAGGCCACTCGGATGCGGACGCCCTGGTTCACGCGCTCGTTGACGCCATCCTCGGCGCGCTGGGCCGCCGGGACATCGGGTATTTCTACCCTCCCGGCGAGGCTGCCTGGAAAGGCTGCCCGGGGCACAAGTTCCTCGAGGACATGCGCGACCTCCTCCGCACGGAAGGGTGGGCCGTGGAGAACATCGACGCGGTGGTCCTGACGGAGGCGCCCCGCCTCTCCCCCCACATCCCCGGGATGATCGGCCGCGTGGCCGGCTGCCTGGGGATCGAGGAGGGCCGGGTGGGCATCAAGGCGGGGACCACCGAGGGCCTGGGGTTCCCGGGGCGCCGGGAGGGCGTGTGGGCCCAGGCGGTGGTCCTGCTTCGCAGGGCCGGAGGCCATCCCCCAACTGAGGAAAGGAACGGTACCGATGAATAG
- the nadA gene encoding quinolinate synthase NadA, with the protein MAALDDDTRNLAPEEVLRRIGTVRDRLGEDLVILGHHYQRDEVIRFADITGDSLKLSQFAASRSAARWVVFCGVHFMAESADILRSPHQRVILPNPAAGCSMADMAQLPQVRACWELLDAGLPGRTVPVVYVNSSAEVKAFAGERGGIACTSSNAAKVVEHALGLGERVLFLPDQHLGRYSGSRAGVPLERMPVWDPAAPPRGAGWDPFRTAALILWKGHCSVHQMFKNTHVTHFRNTEPDRRIIVHPECAWEVTAAADEAGSTEAILRRVSETAPGTRWAVGTELNMVRRLASRYPQGTVVPLTRFGSVCPTMWRIDPRCLLQALDRLAAGDPVNVVSVPAAIAGPARLALDRMLSLA; encoded by the coding sequence ATGGCCGCACTGGACGATGACACCCGGAACCTGGCCCCGGAGGAGGTCCTCCGGAGGATCGGCACGGTGCGGGACCGTCTCGGGGAGGACCTGGTCATCCTGGGACACCACTACCAGCGCGACGAGGTCATCCGCTTCGCCGACATCACCGGGGACTCCCTGAAACTGTCCCAGTTCGCCGCGAGCCGTTCGGCGGCCCGCTGGGTCGTCTTCTGCGGCGTGCACTTCATGGCGGAGAGCGCCGACATCCTCCGGTCTCCGCACCAGCGGGTGATCCTACCCAACCCGGCCGCGGGGTGCTCCATGGCGGACATGGCGCAACTGCCCCAGGTGCGGGCCTGCTGGGAACTCCTGGATGCCGGCCTTCCGGGGCGGACAGTCCCGGTGGTCTACGTCAACTCGTCCGCGGAAGTGAAAGCCTTCGCCGGCGAGCGCGGCGGGATCGCCTGCACGTCCTCGAACGCGGCGAAGGTGGTGGAGCACGCCCTGGGGTTGGGCGAACGCGTCCTCTTCCTGCCGGACCAGCACCTCGGGAGATATTCCGGGTCACGGGCCGGTGTTCCGCTGGAGCGGATGCCCGTCTGGGACCCGGCGGCGCCGCCCCGGGGGGCGGGCTGGGACCCCTTCCGGACCGCCGCCCTCATCCTCTGGAAGGGGCACTGCTCCGTCCACCAGATGTTCAAGAACACCCACGTCACCCACTTCCGGAACACCGAGCCGGACCGGCGGATCATCGTTCACCCCGAATGCGCCTGGGAGGTGACGGCGGCGGCGGACGAAGCCGGCTCCACCGAGGCGATCCTCCGGCGCGTCTCGGAGACGGCCCCGGGCACGCGCTGGGCCGTGGGGACCGAGCTCAACATGGTCAGGCGCCTGGCGAGCCGATACCCGCAAGGGACGGTCGTCCCCCTCACGCGCTTCGGGTCGGTTTGCCCCACGATGTGGCGGATCGACCCCCGCTGCCTCCTCCAGGCCCTGGACCGGTTGGCGGCCGGGGACCCCGTGAACGTCGTTTCCGTCCCTGCCGCGATCGCAGGGCCCGCCCGCCTGGCCCTGGACCGGATGCTGTCCCTGGCATAG